Proteins from one Natrinema salinisoli genomic window:
- a CDS encoding class I SAM-dependent methyltransferase, which yields MDTFQNTGQPDWDWWGRLWPTPGATLRRLGVASGDTVAEIACGNGYFSLPAARITEPNSVYALDIDESLLDELTALAERQKIENVVTLRGDARELTRHLPEPVDALVVANTFHGIEDRSRFVEQAFEAIRPGGQFVIINWHDLPRETTTVADEPRGPPTELRISPDETAGIVRDAAEFDATELVELPPYHYAIRFER from the coding sequence ATGGATACGTTCCAGAACACGGGACAACCGGACTGGGATTGGTGGGGGCGGCTGTGGCCGACTCCCGGTGCGACCCTCCGTCGCCTCGGGGTCGCGTCCGGCGACACGGTAGCCGAGATCGCCTGTGGGAACGGGTATTTCTCGTTACCCGCAGCCCGGATCACCGAACCGAATTCGGTGTACGCGCTCGATATCGACGAGTCGCTGCTGGACGAACTCACCGCGCTCGCCGAGCGACAGAAGATCGAGAACGTCGTGACGCTTCGGGGTGATGCTCGAGAACTGACGCGGCACCTCCCGGAGCCCGTCGACGCGCTCGTGGTGGCGAACACGTTTCACGGGATCGAAGACAGGTCGCGCTTCGTCGAACAGGCGTTCGAAGCGATCCGTCCCGGCGGCCAGTTCGTCATCATCAACTGGCACGACTTGCCCCGCGAAACGACTACCGTCGCGGACGAGCCGAGAGGCCCGCCGACCGAACTGCGGATATCCCCCGACGAAACGGCGGGTATCGTGCGAGATGCGGCCGAGTTCGACGCGACGGAACTCGTCGAGTTGCCGCCGTATCACTACGCGATCCGATTCGAGCGATAG
- a CDS encoding Tfx family DNA-binding protein, producing MIDDVEELLEEIGFDPETSVLTYRQAQVLALRERDVSQADIAEALGTSRANVSSIESSARENVAKARETVAFAEALRAPVRVRVPSGTDLYDVPQLVYAACDEAGVKVDHTAPDLMKVVSDAAGSAVTGRQVSTPLIVGVTSEGMVRVRHQD from the coding sequence GTGATCGACGACGTCGAGGAGCTCCTCGAAGAGATCGGGTTCGATCCCGAGACCAGCGTCCTGACGTACCGACAGGCACAGGTCCTCGCGTTGCGCGAACGCGACGTCTCGCAGGCCGACATCGCCGAGGCGCTCGGGACCTCGCGGGCGAACGTCTCCTCGATCGAGTCCAGTGCCCGCGAGAACGTCGCGAAGGCTCGCGAGACGGTCGCGTTCGCGGAGGCGCTCCGGGCGCCGGTTCGGGTTCGCGTCCCGTCCGGCACCGATCTCTACGACGTCCCGCAATTGGTCTACGCCGCCTGCGACGAGGCGGGGGTCAAAGTCGATCACACCGCGCCGGACCTGATGAAAGTCGTCAGCGACGCCGCTGGGTCGGCCGTCACCGGTCGGCAGGTGTCGACGCCGCTGATCGTCGGAGTGACGTCGGAAGGAATGGTTCGCGTTCGCCATCAGGATTGA
- a CDS encoding MBL fold metallo-hydrolase, whose product MERISLSNSAFEGDNNAYLFADGRETVLIDTGDWMATTREQLEAAFADRGLAFADVDRIFLTHWHHDHCGLAGEIQAESGAEVYVHADDAALVEGDEDAWEEMHDRQKRYFDEWGMPEDQQAVLLERMADGETTVEAPTVTTFEDGDVFSVGDTELEVVHTSGHAAGLSMFEADLEGERQVFSGDALLPVYTPNVGGADVRVENPLEKYLRALQGIVDAEYERAWPGHRDPIDDPADRAQYIIDHHEERSWRVLDALDRLGPCDTWTVSADLFGDLEGIHILHGPGESYAHLEHLERAGTVVREGREYRLADGVSEELAATEEERWELEY is encoded by the coding sequence ATGGAGCGCATTTCGCTCTCGAACTCGGCGTTCGAGGGAGACAACAACGCCTACCTCTTTGCCGACGGGCGGGAGACGGTACTGATCGATACGGGCGACTGGATGGCGACGACCCGCGAGCAACTCGAGGCGGCCTTCGCTGACCGCGGCCTCGCGTTCGCGGACGTCGACCGGATCTTCCTCACCCACTGGCACCACGATCACTGCGGGCTGGCCGGCGAGATCCAGGCCGAAAGCGGGGCCGAGGTGTACGTCCACGCGGACGACGCCGCGCTCGTCGAGGGCGACGAGGACGCCTGGGAGGAGATGCACGACCGCCAGAAGCGGTACTTCGACGAGTGGGGGATGCCCGAGGACCAGCAGGCGGTGCTCCTCGAGCGGATGGCGGACGGCGAGACGACGGTCGAGGCGCCGACCGTGACGACCTTCGAGGACGGCGACGTCTTCTCGGTCGGCGACACCGAACTCGAGGTCGTCCACACGTCCGGCCACGCTGCCGGCCTCAGTATGTTCGAGGCGGATCTCGAGGGCGAACGGCAGGTGTTCTCCGGTGACGCACTGCTCCCCGTCTATACCCCCAACGTTGGCGGCGCAGACGTCCGCGTCGAGAACCCGCTCGAGAAGTATCTCCGCGCGCTGCAGGGGATCGTCGACGCCGAGTACGAACGCGCGTGGCCCGGGCATCGCGATCCGATCGACGACCCGGCCGACCGCGCGCAGTACATCATCGACCACCACGAGGAGCGCTCGTGGCGCGTCCTCGACGCACTCGACAGACTCGGTCCCTGTGACACCTGGACGGTCAGCGCCGACCTGTTCGGCGATCTCGAGGGCATCCACATCCTCCACGGCCCCGGCGAGTCGTACGCACATCTGGAACACCTCGAGCGGGCGGGGACCGTGGTCCGCGAGGGACGCGAATATCGGCTCGCCGACGGCGTTTCCGAGGAACTCGCGGCGACGGAGGAGGAGCGCTGGGAACTCGAGTACTGA
- a CDS encoding AAA family ATPase: MNVSAAAETCSAVLTEIQTAVIGEQRRFETILTAIVGNGHVLLEDVPGTGKTLTAQSLATALDLDFKRIQFTPDLLPADITGTHVYDEHAGEFEFEEGPIFTNVVLADEINRAPPKTQAALLEAMGEKQVSIGGETRELPEPFFVIATQNPVEQEGTFPLPEAQVDRFMIKTTMGYPDRDGELELISRRADRRARTPDVGSVVDRDAVLDLQTVPESVTVDPALQEYLVDVARATREDERVEVGISPRGLQRLFEASRARATIAGRDYVAPEDVHAVVHPVLDHRIVLTTEADVRDVDPGSIVEGALNSVPVPSMEN, translated from the coding sequence ATGAACGTTTCTGCGGCCGCCGAGACCTGTTCGGCCGTCCTCACGGAGATTCAGACCGCAGTCATCGGCGAGCAACGACGCTTCGAGACCATCCTCACTGCGATCGTCGGGAACGGGCACGTCCTCCTCGAGGACGTCCCCGGGACCGGCAAGACGCTCACGGCGCAGTCCCTGGCCACGGCGCTGGATCTCGACTTCAAGCGGATCCAGTTCACGCCGGACCTGCTCCCGGCCGATATCACCGGCACGCACGTCTACGACGAACACGCCGGCGAGTTCGAGTTCGAGGAGGGACCCATCTTCACGAACGTCGTCCTGGCCGACGAGATCAACCGCGCGCCGCCGAAGACCCAGGCCGCCCTGCTCGAGGCGATGGGCGAAAAGCAGGTTTCGATCGGCGGCGAAACCCGCGAACTGCCGGAGCCGTTCTTCGTCATCGCGACGCAGAATCCCGTCGAGCAGGAAGGGACCTTCCCCCTCCCCGAGGCACAGGTCGACCGGTTCATGATCAAGACGACGATGGGGTACCCCGACCGGGACGGCGAACTCGAGTTGATCAGTCGCCGCGCGGACAGACGGGCCCGGACCCCCGACGTCGGCAGCGTCGTCGATCGCGACGCGGTGCTCGACCTCCAGACCGTTCCCGAGTCGGTCACCGTCGATCCGGCCCTGCAGGAGTATCTGGTGGACGTCGCTCGAGCGACCCGCGAGGACGAGCGCGTCGAGGTCGGGATCTCGCCGCGGGGTCTCCAGCGGCTGTTCGAGGCGAGTCGCGCCCGGGCGACGATCGCGGGTCGCGACTACGTCGCCCCGGAAGACGTTCACGCGGTCGTCCATCCCGTGCTGGACCACCGGATCGTCCTGACGACGGAGGCCGACGTCCGCGACGTCGATCCGGGGTCGATCGTCGAGGGCGCGCTGAACAGCGTTCCCGTCCCGTCGATGGAGAACTGA
- a CDS encoding DUF7519 family protein, with product MTNDALTGTGDRNEYRGFDGDESGTTRTVALETARDTLESAVRGVRRTLRQPTASDVAMLCCTLAIGLAVGTTLVGGRLAALAMGAGFAAALTTVFLASERPLVRGLGGVVAVPVAVLVSSPLLLAGVLVLTSSSVGVIAGGAVWVLVVASVAAGLVSWQQFGRGGVRRGSTGTMLATSGVVAVVVLPILPRADLRDRAVAAAADVLGVIQDELITPEGSLAVVSFTGLVLVAAVLSSRALAAVPAERLVPPDRRDALAAAVDGLRRGCSLATRAAIVLTVAAVAAPLIVEQFGTPPVTPVELRAALPAPAGDGLATLVTTPGIRSALVALAAVALGLVSLERLRGILGRGPAIVVARMVAPMVGGGLVALVLATALADPAAEADLRGILQTALAGRAPPSVLEFLTSVPPLVLVAGVLVLALSSLSSLLWTVTMLRAVRLLPGRATGAALAAGAVFALAVGLAINGRLEPAIWTTAGAFVLWDIGEYADGIRTELGRDAATMRAELVHVGGTILAGGVVAGGTIVLYRWSATGPSVSHPALAAVSVGTGLLAVVLVAWTLRG from the coding sequence ATGACGAACGACGCGCTCACCGGAACTGGGGATCGAAACGAGTATAGGGGATTCGACGGAGACGAGTCGGGAACGACGCGAACGGTAGCTCTCGAAACCGCGCGCGACACGCTCGAGTCGGCGGTCCGCGGCGTTCGACGGACGCTCCGCCAGCCGACGGCGAGCGACGTCGCGATGCTCTGTTGTACGCTGGCGATCGGACTCGCCGTCGGAACGACGCTCGTCGGCGGTCGGCTCGCCGCGCTGGCGATGGGAGCCGGGTTTGCAGCGGCGCTGACGACCGTCTTCCTCGCGAGCGAGCGCCCCCTCGTGCGGGGTCTCGGCGGCGTCGTCGCGGTGCCGGTCGCCGTCCTGGTTTCGTCGCCGCTACTCCTCGCTGGCGTGCTCGTGCTCACGTCCTCGAGCGTGGGGGTGATCGCCGGCGGTGCCGTCTGGGTCCTCGTCGTCGCGTCCGTCGCCGCGGGGCTGGTCTCCTGGCAGCAATTCGGCCGTGGCGGCGTCCGACGCGGTTCGACGGGAACGATGCTCGCGACGAGCGGAGTCGTCGCCGTCGTCGTCCTCCCGATCCTTCCGCGGGCCGATCTCCGCGATCGCGCCGTGGCAGCCGCCGCGGACGTTCTCGGCGTGATCCAGGACGAGCTGATTACGCCCGAGGGATCGCTCGCGGTCGTCTCGTTTACCGGACTGGTGCTCGTCGCGGCCGTTCTCTCGAGCCGGGCGCTCGCGGCGGTTCCCGCCGAGCGACTCGTGCCGCCGGATCGCCGCGACGCGCTGGCTGCGGCCGTCGACGGGCTCCGTCGGGGCTGTTCGCTCGCGACTCGCGCTGCGATCGTGCTGACCGTCGCCGCAGTCGCCGCCCCGCTGATCGTCGAGCAGTTCGGCACGCCGCCGGTGACGCCCGTCGAACTTCGGGCGGCGCTGCCGGCCCCGGCCGGTGACGGGCTGGCGACGCTCGTTACGACACCGGGGATCAGATCGGCGCTGGTCGCCCTCGCGGCGGTCGCCCTCGGACTCGTCTCTCTCGAGCGGCTTCGTGGAATTCTCGGCCGGGGACCAGCCATCGTGGTGGCCCGAATGGTCGCGCCGATGGTCGGCGGCGGGCTCGTCGCGCTCGTCCTCGCGACAGCGCTCGCCGACCCGGCGGCCGAGGCGGACCTTCGGGGCATCCTCCAGACGGCGCTCGCGGGGCGGGCTCCGCCGTCGGTCCTCGAGTTCCTCACCTCGGTCCCGCCGCTCGTGCTCGTTGCGGGCGTGCTGGTCCTCGCGCTGAGTTCGCTCTCGTCGCTCCTGTGGACCGTCACGATGCTGCGAGCGGTGCGGCTGCTTCCCGGGCGAGCGACCGGTGCCGCGCTCGCTGCGGGTGCGGTGTTCGCGTTAGCGGTCGGCCTCGCCATCAACGGCCGACTCGAGCCGGCGATCTGGACGACCGCGGGGGCGTTCGTCCTGTGGGATATCGGCGAGTACGCCGACGGGATTCGGACGGAACTCGGCCGCGACGCGGCGACGATGCGGGCGGAACTCGTCCACGTCGGCGGGACGATACTCGCCGGCGGTGTGGTCGCGGGCGGGACTATCGTCCTCTATCGCTGGAGCGCGACCGGTCCGTCGGTTTCCCATCCGGCACTCGCGGCCGTCTCCGTCGGAACGGGCCTACTCGCGGTCGTGCTCGTGGCCTGGACCCTTCGCGGGTAG
- a CDS encoding DUF58 domain-containing protein: protein MTEFTRQARWHGALVIALVAAVLAVALGRPSLFFLGVVALGFVLLGQVSSVPDLGGSDDESDADGGAEGDTDTDGGSGADLRLERSLEESRVRPGRSVTVTLSLTNDGSGVASDVRVVDEPPAEVPVTSGSPAFATAVRPGETVTHEYELTPPRGEYAFGTATVRRRSLTATAVTTDAVTPGGDTGFTCETLLDSFPFQDRTIQFVGQTPTDDGGSGVEFFATREYRRGDPMNRIDWHRFARTGDLATVEYREERAVTIVFVIDDRADAHRELPGGGPSSYDLTLYAASRGVVASLEDGNRTGLATLSGETWIEPGAGGDVRSRVEEAIGSGGSGATPAGDQPVADGGSTGGGSRDDESMASRSLAVDLERRLPQRAQVVLCTPLSDAESVGLVETLRTSGRAVTVVSPDVTTGIASSSVSTGLRIAGLQRANRVDALRGLGATVVDWQLEDPISVDLARAFRGGPGGSGGGSL from the coding sequence CTCGTGATCGCCCTGGTCGCCGCCGTGCTCGCGGTGGCGCTCGGGCGTCCGTCGCTGTTCTTCCTCGGCGTCGTCGCGCTGGGGTTCGTCCTCCTCGGACAGGTCAGCTCGGTTCCCGACCTGGGGGGTTCTGACGACGAATCCGATGCAGACGGCGGTGCCGAAGGCGATACGGATACCGACGGCGGTTCCGGGGCGGATCTCCGCCTCGAGCGCAGCCTCGAGGAATCGCGCGTGCGACCGGGCCGGTCGGTCACGGTGACGCTGTCACTGACGAACGACGGGTCCGGGGTCGCCTCGGACGTGCGCGTCGTCGACGAACCGCCGGCCGAGGTGCCGGTGACGAGCGGGTCGCCCGCGTTCGCGACCGCCGTTCGACCGGGCGAGACCGTCACCCACGAGTACGAACTCACGCCGCCGCGCGGCGAGTACGCGTTCGGGACGGCGACGGTGCGGCGTCGATCGCTGACGGCGACGGCCGTCACGACCGACGCGGTGACACCCGGCGGCGATACCGGATTCACCTGCGAGACGCTGCTGGATTCGTTCCCGTTTCAGGACCGGACGATCCAGTTCGTCGGCCAGACGCCGACCGACGACGGCGGGAGCGGTGTCGAGTTCTTCGCGACCCGGGAGTACCGCCGCGGCGACCCGATGAACCGGATCGACTGGCACCGGTTCGCCCGGACGGGCGACCTCGCGACCGTCGAGTACCGCGAGGAGCGGGCGGTGACCATCGTGTTCGTGATCGACGACCGAGCCGATGCACACCGCGAGTTGCCCGGCGGCGGGCCGAGCTCATACGATCTCACGCTGTACGCCGCCTCGCGGGGCGTCGTCGCGTCGCTCGAGGACGGCAACCGAACCGGACTGGCGACGCTGTCGGGCGAGACCTGGATCGAACCGGGAGCCGGCGGCGACGTCCGGAGTCGCGTCGAGGAGGCGATCGGTAGCGGTGGATCGGGAGCGACCCCGGCGGGCGATCAGCCCGTCGCGGACGGCGGATCGACCGGTGGCGGGTCGAGAGACGACGAATCGATGGCCAGCCGATCGCTGGCGGTCGACCTCGAGCGACGGCTGCCCCAGCGAGCGCAGGTCGTCCTCTGTACGCCGCTCTCCGACGCCGAATCGGTCGGCCTCGTCGAGACGCTGCGAACCAGCGGACGGGCGGTGACGGTCGTCTCCCCCGACGTGACGACCGGTATCGCGTCGTCGTCGGTCTCGACCGGTCTCCGAATCGCCGGGCTCCAGCGGGCCAACCGCGTCGACGCCCTGCGCGGGCTCGGCGCGACCGTCGTCGACTGGCAGCTCGAGGATCCGATCTCGGTCGATCTGGCGCGTGCGTTCCGCGGCGGTCCCGGCGGGTCCGGCGGTGGTTCCCTATGA